The Clostridium sp. AWRP genome has a window encoding:
- the carA gene encoding glutamine-hydrolyzing carbamoyl-phosphate synthase small subunit, translating into MNSILYLEDGTVFMGKAIGYKAITAGELVFNTSMTGYQEILTDPSYRGQIITMCYPYIGNYGINYNFSQSGEIQAKGMVIKNMYNNTSHYLSENSFENFLKENKVVGISGIDTRSITKKIRSSGTMKCVICSENESISEIKRMLNCYENKNLVSQVSTNSIKHISGNGPKVALLDFGSKKNIIENLKDRDCDITIFPYNTSYESIMSINPKGILLSNGPGDPKNLGEIMGTIKKLIGNLPIFGICLGHQLLSLALGGDTYKMKFGHRGGNHGVYDKDIDKAFITSQNHGYAVKRESLNKDSIEVTHFNLNDHTVEGIKHKTLPIFSAQFHPEGSPGPTDTGYLFDKFLRLMTLV; encoded by the coding sequence ATGAATTCCATATTGTATTTAGAAGATGGAACTGTATTTATGGGAAAAGCCATAGGATACAAAGCAATAACGGCAGGAGAGTTGGTTTTTAATACCTCTATGACAGGATATCAAGAAATACTTACGGATCCATCCTATAGGGGACAGATAATAACAATGTGTTACCCTTATATTGGTAATTACGGGATTAACTATAACTTTAGTCAATCTGGTGAGATACAGGCTAAAGGTATGGTAATAAAAAATATGTATAATAATACATCACACTATTTGAGTGAAAATAGTTTTGAAAATTTTTTAAAGGAAAATAAAGTTGTAGGTATAAGTGGTATAGATACACGGAGTATAACCAAAAAGATAAGATCAAGTGGAACTATGAAATGTGTAATATGCAGTGAAAATGAATCTATAAGTGAAATAAAAAGAATGCTAAATTGTTATGAAAATAAAAATTTAGTATCTCAGGTAAGTACAAACTCCATAAAGCATATTTCAGGAAATGGACCTAAAGTTGCACTTTTAGATTTTGGAAGCAAAAAGAACATTATTGAAAATTTGAAGGATAGAGACTGTGATATAACAATATTTCCTTACAATACTTCTTATGAAAGTATAATGAGTATAAATCCTAAAGGTATACTTCTAAGTAATGGCCCTGGAGATCCTAAGAATTTAGGAGAGATAATGGGTACTATAAAAAAGTTAATAGGTAATTTACCTATATTCGGAATATGTCTTGGACACCAATTATTATCACTTGCACTTGGAGGAGATACCTATAAGATGAAGTTTGGTCATAGAGGTGGAAATCATGGTGTATATGATAAAGATATAGATAAAGCTTTTATAACATCTCAAAATCATGGCTATGCAGTTAAAAGAGAAAGTTTAAATAAAGACAGTATTGAAGTAACTCATTTTAATTTAAATGACCATACGGTAGAGGGAATTAAACATAAAACGTTACCTATATTTTCAGCACAATTTCACCCTGAAGGCTCTCCAGGACCTACTGATACGGGCTATTTATTTGATAAATTTTTGAGATTAATGACTTTAGTATAA
- the argF gene encoding ornithine carbamoyltransferase, which translates to MIDLKGKSFLTLKDFTKEEIKYFIDLAKKLKKEKYSGTEKKRLQGKNIALIFEKDSLRTRCSFEVSAYDEGANVVYIGAQGSHMGKKESVKDTARVMGRMFHGIEYRGFSQRDMEVLAEYSKAPVWNGLSDEDHPTQVLADFLTIEEHIDKPLKDVNFVYIGDGRNNMANALMIGASKVGMNFKIAAPKELFTEDDLVKECKKVAGESGGTITITEDLYKAVEGADVLYTDVWLSMGEEKELWKKRIETLMPYQINSKLIEACKNKNVKFMHCLPAFHNTETKVGEEIYKKFGYEALEVTEEVFEGPNSIVFDEAENRLHTIKAVMVATLSNI; encoded by the coding sequence ATGATAGATTTAAAGGGTAAAAGTTTTTTAACATTAAAAGATTTTACAAAGGAAGAGATAAAGTATTTTATTGATCTTGCAAAGAAGTTAAAGAAAGAAAAATATAGTGGAACGGAAAAAAAGAGATTGCAAGGGAAAAATATTGCCCTTATATTTGAAAAAGATTCCCTGAGAACAAGATGTTCCTTTGAGGTCAGTGCTTACGATGAGGGTGCAAATGTAGTTTATATAGGTGCCCAGGGAAGTCATATGGGTAAAAAAGAATCTGTGAAAGATACGGCTAGAGTAATGGGAAGGATGTTTCATGGTATAGAATATAGGGGATTTTCTCAAAGAGATATGGAGGTACTGGCAGAATATTCAAAAGCACCTGTATGGAATGGACTTTCAGATGAAGATCATCCAACTCAGGTGTTAGCGGACTTTCTGACTATAGAAGAACACATAGATAAACCATTAAAAGATGTAAATTTTGTTTACATTGGAGATGGAAGAAATAATATGGCAAATGCCCTTATGATAGGTGCTTCAAAAGTTGGAATGAACTTTAAAATAGCAGCGCCTAAAGAGCTTTTCACGGAAGATGATCTAGTTAAAGAGTGTAAAAAGGTAGCCGGGGAAAGTGGAGGCACTATTACAATTACTGAGGATTTGTATAAAGCTGTAGAAGGGGCAGATGTCCTTTATACTGATGTATGGCTTTCCATGGGAGAGGAAAAAGAACTTTGGAAAAAGAGAATAGAAACTTTAATGCCATATCAAATAAATAGCAAGCTTATAGAGGCTTGTAAAAATAAAAATGTTAAGTTTATGCATTGTCTCCCAGCTTTTCATAATACGGAAACTAAAGTAGGGGAAGAAATATATAAAAAGTTTGGATATGAAGCACTAGAGGTAACTGAAGAAGTATTTGAGGGACCTAATTCTATAGTGTTTGATGAAGCTGAAAACAGGCTTCATACTATAAAGGCTGTTATGGTGGCAACTTTAAGTAATATTTAG
- a CDS encoding fumarylacetoacetate hydrolase family protein has translation MKFLTYLYKEKESIGILKNNSVIDFDNVFKNIGEKNPPKTMLELIDYLDDCKLNIIKECIDKKGIETISIDNIKIEAPIPYPRRNVFCLGKNYAEHAREIKITRIAGNGIPEVPIYFTKAASPAVGTTDNIEFSREVTNQVDYEVELAVIIGKDGKNIKKEDAEEYIFGYTIINDVSARDLQGKHIQWFKGKSLDTFCPMGPYIVHKTEVPFPVNLDISCTINGEVRQKSNTKNLIFDIPYIISDLSKGITLKTGDIISTGTPSGVGMGFTPIKVLKQGDIVECSIEKIGTLVNKVVELH, from the coding sequence ATGAAGTTTTTAACATATCTGTATAAAGAAAAAGAATCCATAGGAATTTTAAAGAACAACTCTGTCATAGATTTTGATAATGTATTTAAAAATATAGGAGAAAAAAATCCACCTAAAACTATGCTGGAACTTATAGATTATCTGGACGATTGTAAATTGAATATAATTAAAGAGTGCATAGATAAGAAAGGTATAGAAACTATATCAATAGATAATATTAAAATTGAAGCTCCTATACCATATCCAAGGAGAAATGTTTTTTGTCTTGGAAAAAATTATGCAGAACATGCTAGGGAAATAAAAATTACTAGAATAGCTGGAAATGGTATTCCAGAGGTACCAATTTATTTTACAAAGGCAGCATCACCAGCTGTGGGAACGACCGACAATATTGAATTTTCTAGAGAAGTTACAAATCAAGTAGATTATGAGGTTGAACTTGCAGTTATAATAGGCAAAGATGGTAAAAATATAAAAAAAGAGGATGCTGAAGAGTATATTTTTGGGTATACTATAATAAATGATGTATCTGCAAGAGATCTTCAAGGAAAACATATACAGTGGTTTAAGGGAAAAAGTTTGGATACATTCTGTCCTATGGGACCTTACATAGTTCATAAAACTGAAGTACCATTTCCCGTTAATTTGGATATAAGTTGCACTATAAATGGAGAGGTAAGGCAAAAATCTAATACAAAGAATTTAATTTTTGATATACCTTATATAATAAGTGATTTGTCTAAAGGTATTACATTAAAAACTGGTGATATTATATCAACAGGCACACCAAGTGGGGTTGGAATGGGATTTACACCAATTAAAGTGTTAAAACAAGGTGATATAGTTGAATGTAGTATTGAAAAAATAGGAACTTTGGTAAATAAGGTAGTAGAACTTCATTAG
- a CDS encoding class I SAM-dependent methyltransferase — translation MSELSRRLNQCRKPAGEVGKFIANSMNEDHFEVTTWGLDKISIKEDDTILDIGCGGGRTINRLANIAKKGKVIGVDYSIDCVNWSKEFNKEFIDEKKVEIYNANVEKLPFEDDKFNVVTAVETIYFWPDLLKSFKEVKRVLKSNGTFTVINAMYISDKFKDRNDEYMDKMTMHTPEQLKQLFVDAGYEDVSICVCEENNWMCCSGRA, via the coding sequence ATGAGTGAACTTTCTAGAAGATTAAATCAGTGTAGAAAACCTGCAGGGGAAGTAGGAAAATTTATAGCTAATTCTATGAATGAAGACCACTTTGAAGTTACTACCTGGGGGCTAGATAAAATTTCTATTAAGGAAGATGATACTATTTTGGATATTGGCTGTGGAGGTGGAAGAACTATAAACAGATTAGCTAATATAGCCAAAAAGGGAAAGGTCATAGGGGTAGATTATTCTATTGATTGTGTTAACTGGTCCAAAGAATTTAATAAAGAGTTTATAGATGAAAAAAAAGTGGAGATATATAATGCAAATGTAGAAAAACTCCCTTTTGAAGATGATAAATTTAATGTAGTAACTGCAGTTGAAACAATATATTTTTGGCCTGATTTATTAAAAAGCTTTAAAGAAGTTAAAAGAGTTTTAAAATCAAATGGAACTTTTACAGTAATAAATGCCATGTACATAAGTGATAAATTTAAAGATAGAAATGACGAATATATGGATAAAATGACTATGCACACCCCGGAACAGTTAAAGCAGCTTTTTGTAGATGCAGGTTATGAAGATGTATCTATATGTGTATGTGAGGAAAATAACTGGATGTGCTGCAGCGGAAGGGCATAA
- the recQ gene encoding DNA helicase RecQ — translation MLSSALEILHKYYGYSDFRKDQGKVIESILKGKDTLAVMPTGGGKSICYQIPAVLFDGVTVVISPLISLMKDQVDNIKDLGIGAAYINSSISHQDILYICESLTAGNIKILYVAPERLESSEFCQIIKRIDVSQVAVDEAHCVSQWGHDFRTSYTYIWRFIENLSKRPVVTAFTATATREVREDIVKQIKLNKPEVFISGFDRENLKIGCLKIGNRLGYMLKYIKTNEEQSGIVYAATRKEVDSIYEKLKENNIAVTRYHAGLSDKERKNNQEDFVYDRVNVIVATNAFGMGIDKSNVRYVIHYNMPKNIESYYQEIGRAGRDGEKSDCILMFAPQDVITQKYLIETSIQSPERRLNEYKKLQQMIDFVHYNGCLRKYILNYFGEQVDYEECGNCSNCVSEGEYVDKTIDCQKVLSCIYRMKREFGVNMIVDVLRGSSQRKVIQYGFDKLSTHGIMKNYSKEELSNFINTLIAHGYISLKEGEYPTVVLNSRSIKVLKGEEKVTLKEIVKAKKITLNNDLFEILRVLRREIAGEESIPPYLIFPDTTLKELSSRCPVNFEQMMDVSGVGQLKLEKYGERFLEAIKNYLDESKIKPQWIFKNELKNDKNGKNDKNLKLKTYEITAEMIKEHKDLEQIAKDRQITVSTVLSHITKYAEEKGALNLNINFGGIFTDEEENQILKVTKRVGISKLKPIKEKLSEDISYDKIKAVILKDYILIDKNA, via the coding sequence TTGCTTAGTAGTGCTTTGGAAATTCTACATAAATATTATGGGTATAGTGACTTTAGAAAGGATCAAGGAAAAGTAATTGAAAGTATACTAAAGGGGAAGGATACTCTAGCTGTAATGCCCACTGGAGGAGGTAAATCCATATGTTATCAGATACCCGCAGTGCTATTTGATGGGGTAACAGTTGTAATATCTCCACTTATTTCACTTATGAAAGATCAAGTAGATAACATAAAGGATTTAGGAATAGGAGCGGCTTATATAAATAGTTCTATTTCACACCAGGATATTTTGTATATATGTGAAAGCTTAACTGCAGGAAATATAAAAATTTTATATGTGGCTCCAGAAAGATTGGAGTCTTCTGAATTCTGCCAGATTATAAAAAGAATAGATGTGTCTCAAGTAGCAGTAGATGAAGCACACTGTGTTTCTCAGTGGGGACATGATTTTAGAACTAGCTATACATATATATGGAGATTTATAGAAAACCTTTCTAAGAGACCTGTAGTTACAGCTTTTACAGCTACAGCTACTAGAGAGGTTAGAGAAGATATTGTAAAGCAAATAAAGCTGAATAAACCTGAGGTTTTCATATCTGGTTTTGATAGAGAAAATTTGAAAATTGGATGTTTGAAAATTGGAAATAGGCTAGGGTATATGCTAAAATACATAAAAACTAATGAAGAACAATCTGGAATAGTATATGCAGCTACTAGAAAAGAAGTGGATAGCATATATGAAAAACTTAAGGAAAATAATATAGCTGTTACTAGATATCATGCTGGTCTTTCTGATAAAGAGAGAAAAAATAATCAAGAGGATTTCGTATATGACAGGGTAAATGTAATAGTTGCGACAAATGCCTTTGGAATGGGTATTGATAAGTCAAATGTAAGATATGTTATTCATTACAATATGCCTAAGAACATAGAAAGCTATTATCAAGAAATAGGTAGGGCAGGTCGTGATGGAGAGAAGAGCGACTGCATTTTAATGTTTGCTCCTCAAGATGTTATTACTCAAAAATATCTTATTGAAACAAGTATTCAATCTCCTGAAAGAAGATTAAATGAATATAAAAAACTTCAACAAATGATAGATTTTGTACATTACAATGGATGTTTACGAAAATATATATTAAATTATTTTGGAGAACAGGTGGACTATGAAGAATGTGGAAACTGCAGTAATTGTGTAAGTGAAGGAGAATATGTAGATAAAACTATAGATTGCCAAAAAGTACTTTCTTGTATATATAGAATGAAAAGAGAATTTGGAGTAAATATGATAGTAGATGTACTCAGAGGTTCTTCACAGAGAAAAGTGATTCAGTATGGATTTGATAAGTTGTCTACTCACGGCATAATGAAAAATTATTCAAAGGAAGAACTTTCAAATTTCATAAATACACTTATAGCTCATGGGTACATTTCATTAAAAGAGGGAGAATATCCTACTGTGGTATTGAATTCTAGATCCATAAAGGTTCTAAAAGGAGAAGAAAAAGTAACCTTAAAGGAAATAGTTAAAGCTAAAAAGATTACTTTAAATAATGATTTGTTTGAAATTTTGAGAGTTTTAAGGAGGGAAATAGCAGGCGAGGAATCCATACCTCCTTATTTGATATTCCCGGATACTACGCTAAAGGAACTTAGCAGTAGGTGTCCTGTAAATTTTGAGCAGATGATGGATGTATCTGGTGTAGGTCAATTGAAATTAGAGAAATATGGTGAAAGATTTTTAGAAGCTATAAAAAACTATTTGGATGAGAGTAAAATTAAACCACAGTGGATTTTTAAAAATGAGTTAAAAAACGATAAAAATGGGAAAAACGACAAAAATTTAAAGCTAAAAACTTATGAAATAACGGCAGAGATGATTAAAGAGCACAAAGACCTTGAACAAATAGCAAAAGACAGGCAAATTACTGTATCTACGGTACTTTCACATATAACAAAGTATGCAGAAGAAAAGGGTGCTTTAAATTTAAATATAAATTTTGGTGGAATATTTACAGATGAAGAAGAAAATCAAATTTTAAAAGTTACGAAACGGGTAGGAATATCAAAATTGAAACCTATAAAAGAGAAACTTTCTGAAGATATAAGTTATGATAAGATAAAGGCGGTTATATTAAAAGACTATATTTTAATAGATAAAAATGCATAA
- a CDS encoding IS256 family transposase: MNILEVPDIDLKKELKKCNSMEDLVGKNGLMQRLFGGIIQQFLEAEMEEHLGREKYTRLSDEDKNYRNGYSSKNIRTSFGPVKVDVPRDRKSEFEPKIVKKYETVCNELDKKVIGLYARGMSVDDIKSEIDELYGVDISPAMISKITDKVMDTALAWQNRALDPMYPIVYMDALYFKVRDEHRIVNKAAYVCMALDVKGHKDILGIWVGEQEGAKYWLSVCNDLKNRGVKDILIACMDGLKGLPDAIKVVFPEVNIQNCIIHQIRNSIKYIPSKNVKAFMKDLKEVYKAVNETMASQALQSLNDKWGDKYPIVIQSWQNNWENLSTYFDFPQDIRKIIYTTNALEGFNRQLRKFTKVRTVFPTDDSLLKALYLATEQIMLKWTAPSSNWANTLAQLTIMFKDRIEPYI, from the coding sequence ATGAATATACTGGAAGTACCAGACATTGATTTAAAAAAGGAATTAAAGAAGTGTAATAGTATGGAGGACTTAGTAGGTAAAAATGGACTTATGCAAAGGTTATTTGGAGGCATAATACAGCAGTTTTTAGAAGCAGAAATGGAAGAACACCTCGGAAGAGAAAAATATACAAGGCTGTCTGACGAAGATAAAAACTATAGAAATGGATATAGTTCTAAAAATATTAGGACCAGTTTTGGCCCGGTTAAAGTAGATGTACCAAGGGATAGAAAGTCTGAGTTCGAACCTAAGATAGTCAAGAAATATGAAACTGTTTGCAACGAACTTGATAAGAAAGTTATAGGTTTATATGCACGTGGTATGTCTGTAGATGATATAAAATCAGAGATAGATGAACTTTACGGAGTAGATATATCCCCTGCAATGATATCCAAAATTACAGATAAGGTTATGGATACAGCCCTAGCATGGCAAAATAGAGCTCTTGATCCAATGTATCCTATAGTATATATGGATGCCTTGTATTTTAAAGTCAGAGATGAACATAGAATTGTAAATAAAGCTGCCTATGTTTGTATGGCACTTGATGTAAAAGGCCATAAAGACATACTTGGAATATGGGTTGGCGAACAGGAAGGAGCAAAATACTGGTTATCTGTATGCAATGATCTTAAAAACAGGGGTGTTAAAGATATTTTAATAGCCTGTATGGACGGACTTAAAGGGCTTCCAGATGCAATCAAAGTAGTTTTTCCTGAAGTTAACATACAGAATTGTATAATACACCAGATAAGAAATTCTATAAAATATATACCTTCAAAGAATGTTAAGGCTTTTATGAAGGATTTAAAAGAAGTATATAAGGCAGTTAATGAAACAATGGCAAGTCAGGCATTACAATCACTGAATGATAAATGGGGAGATAAGTATCCTATAGTTATACAGTCATGGCAAAATAACTGGGAAAATCTATCTACATATTTTGATTTCCCTCAAGATATAAGAAAAATAATATATACAACTAATGCTCTGGAAGGTTTCAACAGACAACTTAGGAAATTCACTAAGGTAAGGACGGTATTTCCTACAGACGATTCCCTTCTAAAAGCTCTATACCTGGCAACCGAGCAGATAATGCTTAAATGGACGGCACCTTCTTCAAACTGGGCAAATACACTGGCTCAATTAACCATAATGTTTAAAGATAGAATAGAGCCATATATATAA
- a CDS encoding PrpR N-terminal domain-containing protein produces the protein MNEAKGMDINMKNIMFVAVSEKMKEVALQVNSDMGLDIPVIVSSMEKSRDIVKSNPNINVFISRGKTAKLLQQFSGKTVVYVTCSTGDILEPIQRLTAYGIDKIAVVASPFLIGEGFYDYKVGNTEIYIRPYELEELDKLVFKLEKQGIRGVVAGSTAIRAAKKYGMKVEPLDTKKVSIKRAIDEAIGIVKSKENEYLQEKKRAEEIRQYASKLYSAIEQSNAAVEELASSSEELASMSQETANIITKAFKEVNNTSSILEIIQQVAKRTNLLGLNAAIESSRAGEYGRSFSIVASEIRKLSAESKVSASKIGAMLNGLRNSVEFVLKNVEQSNAITQEQAQASQNIAHMLEELNNVGGKLIDMMKK, from the coding sequence TTGAACGAAGCGAAAGGAATGGATATAAATATGAAAAATATAATGTTTGTTGCAGTATCGGAAAAAATGAAAGAAGTAGCTTTGCAAGTGAATTCTGACATGGGTTTAGATATTCCTGTTATAGTTAGTTCTATGGAAAAAAGCAGAGATATTGTAAAAAGCAATCCTAATATAAATGTTTTTATTAGTCGAGGCAAGACAGCAAAATTACTACAACAATTTTCTGGCAAAACTGTAGTTTACGTTACATGTTCAACCGGTGATATTCTAGAACCCATACAGAGGCTAACTGCTTATGGAATTGATAAAATTGCTGTAGTAGCATCACCATTTTTAATTGGTGAAGGTTTTTATGATTATAAAGTGGGAAACACGGAAATATATATTCGTCCCTATGAATTAGAAGAGTTGGATAAGTTAGTTTTTAAACTTGAAAAGCAAGGAATAAGAGGTGTTGTTGCTGGATCAACTGCAATTAGGGCAGCAAAAAAGTATGGTATGAAAGTTGAGCCGCTAGATACAAAAAAAGTTTCTATTAAACGGGCTATAGATGAAGCTATTGGAATTGTTAAATCAAAAGAAAATGAATATTTACAGGAGAAAAAAAGGGCTGAAGAGATTCGCCAATATGCTTCCAAATTATATTCAGCTATAGAACAATCTAATGCTGCTGTTGAAGAACTAGCTTCTTCTTCAGAGGAACTTGCTTCTATGAGTCAGGAAACTGCTAATATTATAACTAAAGCCTTCAAAGAAGTAAATAATACTTCATCAATATTGGAAATTATTCAGCAAGTGGCTAAGCGTACGAATTTGTTAGGTTTGAATGCCGCTATTGAGTCATCAAGAGCCGGCGAATATGGAAGAAGCTTTTCTATTGTTGCATCGGAAATTCGTAAATTATCTGCGGAAAGTAAGGTTTCTGCCAGCAAAATAGGTGCTATGCTGAATGGATTACGCAATTCTGTTGAATTTGTATTAAAAAATGTTGAACAAAGTAATGCTATTACACAGGAGCAAGCGCAGGCAAGCCAAAATATTGCTCATATGTTAGAAGAACTGAACAATGTCGGAGGCAAGCTAATAGATATGATGAAAAAATAA
- a CDS encoding sodium ion-translocating decarboxylase subunit beta, translated as MSFSFTDTIIKIYNQSGFNAITWQQLVMLAVACVLIYLAIGKKFEPLLLLPIAFGMLLANLPLAGLMDPPKSGSTEPGGLLYYLYMGVKMGIYPSLIFLGIGAMTDFGPLIANPSSLFLGAAAQLGIYVAFIIAIALGFSPNGAASIGIIGGADGPTAIYVTTRLAPDLLPAIAIAAYSYMALIPLIQPPIMRLLTTKKEREIKMDQLREVTKLEKIVFPIGVTIITVILLPSVAPLIGMLMMGNLIKESGVADRLSDTVQNALMNIVTIFLGTTVGATAVAERFLRPETLKIIALGLLAFCFSTVGGVLLGKIMCWITKGKINPLIGSAGVSAVPMAARVSQVEGQKANPSNFLLMHAMGPNVSGVIGSAVAAGVLLALFGK; from the coding sequence ATGTCATTTTCATTTACTGATACTATAATAAAGATATATAATCAATCTGGTTTTAATGCAATCACATGGCAGCAGCTTGTAATGCTTGCTGTTGCATGTGTACTTATATATTTAGCGATAGGAAAAAAATTCGAACCTTTGCTGCTTTTACCTATAGCGTTTGGTATGTTGTTGGCTAATTTGCCACTTGCTGGACTCATGGATCCACCTAAATCAGGTTCTACTGAACCAGGAGGACTTCTGTATTATCTATATATGGGAGTTAAGATGGGAATTTATCCGTCTCTAATATTTCTTGGAATAGGTGCTATGACAGATTTTGGACCTCTTATTGCAAATCCTTCTAGTCTATTCCTAGGAGCTGCTGCTCAACTTGGAATATATGTAGCATTTATAATTGCAATTGCTTTAGGTTTCTCTCCTAATGGAGCAGCTTCCATTGGAATTATTGGTGGTGCTGATGGACCAACAGCTATATATGTAACTACTAGACTTGCACCCGACCTATTGCCAGCAATAGCTATAGCGGCATATTCTTATATGGCTCTTATTCCACTTATTCAGCCACCTATAATGCGTTTGCTAACAACAAAAAAGGAACGAGAAATAAAGATGGATCAGTTAAGAGAAGTTACCAAGCTTGAAAAAATTGTGTTTCCTATAGGTGTAACAATTATAACAGTAATACTTCTTCCATCTGTAGCACCACTTATTGGAATGCTCATGATGGGTAACTTAATTAAAGAATCTGGAGTTGCGGATAGACTTTCAGACACAGTACAAAATGCACTTATGAATATAGTTACAATTTTTTTAGGAACTACAGTTGGAGCTACTGCTGTAGCAGAAAGATTTTTAAGACCTGAAACCTTAAAGATAATAGCTTTAGGACTCTTAGCATTTTGTTTCAGTACAGTTGGTGGAGTACTTTTAGGAAAGATAATGTGTTGGATTACAAAGGGAAAGATAAATCCGCTGATAGGATCAGCAGGTGTTTCTGCTGTGCCAATGGCTGCTAGAGTTTCTCAAGTAGAGGGACAAAAGGCAAATCCATCTAATTTTTTGCTTATGCATGCAATGGGACCTAATGTATCAGGTGTTATTGGTTCTGCGGTTGCAGCAGGCGTACTTTTAGCACTCTTTGGAAAGTAG
- a CDS encoding biotin/lipoyl-containing protein has product MKYIVTINEKRYEVQVEKGEASAVLMDNNLASNIKHNEKVEARDDVRKTSDSLKVDQNKASVEDTIKAPIPGVVVDIKVQEGASVKKGDILFIVEAMKMENEIMSPRDAVVSRIMVSRDKSVELGDVLAYLK; this is encoded by the coding sequence ATGAAATATATTGTAACGATTAACGAAAAAAGGTATGAAGTACAGGTTGAAAAGGGAGAGGCTAGCGCTGTACTTATGGATAATAATTTAGCTTCGAATATAAAACATAATGAAAAGGTTGAAGCTAGAGATGATGTGAGAAAGACTTCTGATTCTTTAAAGGTTGATCAAAACAAAGCTTCAGTTGAAGACACTATTAAAGCTCCAATACCCGGAGTAGTAGTTGATATTAAAGTTCAGGAAGGAGCTTCCGTAAAAAAAGGAGACATACTTTTTATAGTTGAAGCAATGAAAATGGAAAATGAAATAATGTCACCTAGAGATGCTGTAGTATCTAGGATCATGGTGTCAAGGGACAAATCTGTAGAATTAGGTGATGTTCTAGCTTATTTAAAGTAA
- a CDS encoding OadG family protein, whose product MTFFNSLKVSLFGITIVFMVLIILNILVRIQSAVIRSINKKNNQRLKVEKDNKLELKQNIKVSGEKLKLINTDERTAAIIMAIVSDESKIPLEELQFKVIKCLD is encoded by the coding sequence TTGACATTTTTTAATAGCCTTAAGGTTTCACTTTTTGGCATAACAATAGTGTTTATGGTGCTTATTATATTAAATATTTTAGTAAGGATTCAATCTGCTGTGATTAGGTCAATAAATAAAAAAAATAATCAGAGGTTAAAAGTAGAAAAAGATAATAAGTTGGAACTCAAACAAAACATCAAGGTATCAGGTGAAAAGTTAAAGCTTATTAATACTGATGAGAGGACAGCAGCTATTATCATGGCAATTGTAAGTGATGAAAGTAAAATACCGCTTGAAGAACTTCAATTTAAAGTGATTAAGTGTCTTGATTAA